Proteins encoded together in one Lathamus discolor isolate bLatDis1 chromosome 3, bLatDis1.hap1, whole genome shotgun sequence window:
- the TMEM72 gene encoding transmembrane protein 72 isoform X3 has translation MCFTYEPDSLAHTCWKRARRPGSFQKFLGYTLLSVACFLHPVLIWHVTIPGSMLVLTALAYFLLSKRRKSPGRKETHPEAGQYADPSATVAAATIAGDTEQTYTFHGAQREQRRSLLGHMKSILKGSKDRNPAPVGPTEPAALPAPRKQVHFQEKVVQIIPSVSESLEDVDSEAEETTSDTTPILTPPDAPVILSPLSTTGLF, from the exons aTGTGCTTCAC ATATGAACCTGACTCCCTGGCACACACCTGCTGGAAGCGAGCTAGACGCCCAGGGAGCTTCCAGAAATTCCTGGGGTACACGCTTCTCTCCGTGGCTTGTTTCCTGCATCCTGTCCTCATCTGGCACGTCACCATCCCTG GGTCCATGCTGGTGCTTACTGCCCTGGCCTACTTCCTGCTGAGCAAGAGAAGGAAGAGCCCAGGGCGCAAAGAGACACATCCTGAGGCAGGCCAATACGCAGACCCTTCAGCCACTGTTGCAGCCGCAACCATTGCTGGTGACACTGAGCAGACCTACACCTTTCACGGGGCCCAGAGGGAGCAGCGCCGTTCGCTGCTGGGCCACATGAAGAGCATCCTGAAGGGCAGCAAGGACAGGAACCCAGCCCCAGTAGGTCCCACTGAACCAgcagccctgccagccccacGCAAGCAAGTGCACTTCCAGGAGAAGGTGGTGCAGATCATCCCCTCTGTCAGTGAGAGCTTGGAGGACGTGGACAGCGAGGCTGAAGAGACCACATCAGACACAACACCCATCCTCACACCACCTGATGCACCTGTCATCCTCTCTCCCCTCAGCACCACAGGCCTATTTTAA
- the TMEM72 gene encoding transmembrane protein 72 isoform X4, with amino-acid sequence MLVLTALAYFLLSKRRKSPGRKETHPEAGQYADPSATVAAATIAGDTEQTYTFHGAQREQRRSLLGHMKSILKGSKDRNPAPVGPTEPAALPAPRKQVHFQEKVVQIIPSVSESLEDVDSEAEETTSDTTPILTPPDAPVILSPLSTTGLF; translated from the coding sequence ATGCTGGTGCTTACTGCCCTGGCCTACTTCCTGCTGAGCAAGAGAAGGAAGAGCCCAGGGCGCAAAGAGACACATCCTGAGGCAGGCCAATACGCAGACCCTTCAGCCACTGTTGCAGCCGCAACCATTGCTGGTGACACTGAGCAGACCTACACCTTTCACGGGGCCCAGAGGGAGCAGCGCCGTTCGCTGCTGGGCCACATGAAGAGCATCCTGAAGGGCAGCAAGGACAGGAACCCAGCCCCAGTAGGTCCCACTGAACCAgcagccctgccagccccacGCAAGCAAGTGCACTTCCAGGAGAAGGTGGTGCAGATCATCCCCTCTGTCAGTGAGAGCTTGGAGGACGTGGACAGCGAGGCTGAAGAGACCACATCAGACACAACACCCATCCTCACACCACCTGATGCACCTGTCATCCTCTCTCCCCTCAGCACCACAGGCCTATTTTAA
- the TMEM72 gene encoding transmembrane protein 72 isoform X2 yields MRHKTFWNALEYTCRLLGISTAAVLIGVGVETLQRGQFKSLAFYLLYEPDSLAHTCWKRARRPGSFQKFLGYTLLSVACFLHPVLIWHVTIPGSMLVLTALAYFLLSKRRKSPGRKETHPEAGQYADPSATVAAATIAGDTEQTYTFHGAQREQRRSLLGHMKSILKGSKDRNPAPVGPTEPAALPAPRKQVHFQEKVVQIIPSVSESLEDVDSEAEETTSDTTPILTPPDAPVILSPLSTTGLF; encoded by the exons ATGCGGCACAAGACGTTTTGGAATGCCCTGGAGTACACCTGCCGGCTGCTGGGCATCTCCACTGCAGCAG TGCTGATCGGTGTGGGCGTAGAAACTCTGCAGCGAGGACAGTTCAAAAGCCTGGCTTTCTATCTTCT ATATGAACCTGACTCCCTGGCACACACCTGCTGGAAGCGAGCTAGACGCCCAGGGAGCTTCCAGAAATTCCTGGGGTACACGCTTCTCTCCGTGGCTTGTTTCCTGCATCCTGTCCTCATCTGGCACGTCACCATCCCTG GGTCCATGCTGGTGCTTACTGCCCTGGCCTACTTCCTGCTGAGCAAGAGAAGGAAGAGCCCAGGGCGCAAAGAGACACATCCTGAGGCAGGCCAATACGCAGACCCTTCAGCCACTGTTGCAGCCGCAACCATTGCTGGTGACACTGAGCAGACCTACACCTTTCACGGGGCCCAGAGGGAGCAGCGCCGTTCGCTGCTGGGCCACATGAAGAGCATCCTGAAGGGCAGCAAGGACAGGAACCCAGCCCCAGTAGGTCCCACTGAACCAgcagccctgccagccccacGCAAGCAAGTGCACTTCCAGGAGAAGGTGGTGCAGATCATCCCCTCTGTCAGTGAGAGCTTGGAGGACGTGGACAGCGAGGCTGAAGAGACCACATCAGACACAACACCCATCCTCACACCACCTGATGCACCTGTCATCCTCTCTCCCCTCAGCACCACAGGCCTATTTTAA
- the TMEM72 gene encoding transmembrane protein 72 isoform X1 — protein sequence MRHKTFWNALEYTCRLLGISTAAVLIGVGVETLQRGQFKSLAFYLLFSGVAVTVCEGFFFISLFLEMCFTYEPDSLAHTCWKRARRPGSFQKFLGYTLLSVACFLHPVLIWHVTIPGSMLVLTALAYFLLSKRRKSPGRKETHPEAGQYADPSATVAAATIAGDTEQTYTFHGAQREQRRSLLGHMKSILKGSKDRNPAPVGPTEPAALPAPRKQVHFQEKVVQIIPSVSESLEDVDSEAEETTSDTTPILTPPDAPVILSPLSTTGLF from the exons ATGCGGCACAAGACGTTTTGGAATGCCCTGGAGTACACCTGCCGGCTGCTGGGCATCTCCACTGCAGCAG TGCTGATCGGTGTGGGCGTAGAAACTCTGCAGCGAGGACAGTTCAAAAGCCTGGCTTTCTATCTTCT TTTTTCAGGGGTTGCAGTTACTGTCTGTGAAGGCTTCTTCTTTatcagtttgttcctggagaTGTGCTTCAC ATATGAACCTGACTCCCTGGCACACACCTGCTGGAAGCGAGCTAGACGCCCAGGGAGCTTCCAGAAATTCCTGGGGTACACGCTTCTCTCCGTGGCTTGTTTCCTGCATCCTGTCCTCATCTGGCACGTCACCATCCCTG GGTCCATGCTGGTGCTTACTGCCCTGGCCTACTTCCTGCTGAGCAAGAGAAGGAAGAGCCCAGGGCGCAAAGAGACACATCCTGAGGCAGGCCAATACGCAGACCCTTCAGCCACTGTTGCAGCCGCAACCATTGCTGGTGACACTGAGCAGACCTACACCTTTCACGGGGCCCAGAGGGAGCAGCGCCGTTCGCTGCTGGGCCACATGAAGAGCATCCTGAAGGGCAGCAAGGACAGGAACCCAGCCCCAGTAGGTCCCACTGAACCAgcagccctgccagccccacGCAAGCAAGTGCACTTCCAGGAGAAGGTGGTGCAGATCATCCCCTCTGTCAGTGAGAGCTTGGAGGACGTGGACAGCGAGGCTGAAGAGACCACATCAGACACAACACCCATCCTCACACCACCTGATGCACCTGTCATCCTCTCTCCCCTCAGCACCACAGGCCTATTTTAA